A window from Kovacikia minuta CCNUW1 encodes these proteins:
- a CDS encoding type II toxin-antitoxin system RelE/ParE family toxin, producing the protein MTGSTPFSIEESDNFKRSFKKLAKVHKGSFIELIAKTLEDLIDDQYPNNSRNEPLPGKIHLPEGWTFHKLELWVAKGASGQIRLMYLINSTTYTIRLVWIYSHEQFAKRPTDADLKSVIKEILDF; encoded by the coding sequence ATGACTGGCTCAACTCCCTTCTCGATTGAAGAATCAGACAATTTCAAACGTTCTTTCAAGAAACTTGCAAAAGTCCACAAGGGCAGCTTTATTGAACTCATTGCAAAGACTTTAGAGGATTTGATTGACGATCAATACCCCAACAATTCTCGTAATGAACCTTTACCGGGGAAAATTCACTTACCAGAAGGGTGGACATTTCATAAGCTGGAACTCTGGGTTGCAAAAGGGGCATCTGGGCAAATTAGGTTAATGTATTTGATAAACTCAACTACTTATACAATCAGGCTGGTTTGGATTTACAGTCATGAGCAGTTTGCAAAACGACCTACTGATGCAGACTTAAAGAGTGTTATCAAAGAAATTCTAGATTTTTAA
- a CDS encoding M48 family metalloprotease encodes MPTYTGISSEAFRHPLDRQAEQALRNVPGFDLVARKFVEFLSERPQFIFQMGNSIQVGPRQYANVYQILRECMRDLDVHPEPDLFVSQNPVVNAYALGQEHPCMTINTGLLDLLNEAELRSVIAHELGHIKCGHSTLMQMAIWTTMAVSGLARMTFGFSELITTGLLVAFYEWLRKAELSADRASLLVMDDLNPVMCSMMKIAGGSSNHAHEISLEEFIRQSERYQNLDQDGLNQIYKFLVYNNLSQGVFLSHPFTVERVHFLREWAISEEYRQIKAGNYPRAGAEGSVEVEFETNVGTPPTAQAEVNELRRQIEELQREIDRIKRQ; translated from the coding sequence ATGCCCACCTATACGGGAATTTCTAGCGAAGCTTTTCGGCATCCTTTAGATCGACAGGCAGAACAAGCGCTCCGAAATGTTCCGGGGTTTGACCTGGTTGCCCGCAAATTTGTCGAGTTTCTTTCCGAACGACCCCAATTTATTTTTCAAATGGGTAACAGCATACAGGTCGGACCACGCCAGTATGCAAACGTTTATCAAATTTTGCGGGAGTGTATGCGGGATTTGGACGTTCATCCCGAACCCGATTTATTCGTGTCCCAGAATCCCGTTGTGAATGCCTATGCATTAGGGCAGGAACATCCCTGTATGACCATTAACACGGGATTGCTGGATCTTCTGAATGAAGCTGAGTTGCGATCGGTGATTGCCCATGAACTGGGGCACATCAAATGTGGTCACTCTACCCTGATGCAAATGGCAATCTGGACGACAATGGCAGTCTCAGGATTGGCAAGAATGACCTTTGGCTTCAGTGAGCTGATCACCACCGGGTTATTGGTTGCTTTTTATGAATGGCTGCGGAAGGCAGAACTATCTGCCGATCGCGCCTCCCTTCTGGTGATGGACGATCTGAACCCTGTGATGTGTTCCATGATGAAAATCGCTGGTGGGAGTAGCAACCACGCCCACGAAATCAGCCTGGAAGAATTCATCCGCCAGTCGGAGCGCTATCAAAATCTGGATCAGGATGGTCTGAACCAGATCTATAAGTTTTTGGTTTATAACAACCTTTCCCAGGGCGTTTTTCTAAGCCACCCATTTACGGTAGAACGGGTTCACTTTTTACGAGAGTGGGCAATTTCTGAGGAGTATCGCCAGATCAAAGCTGGAAACTACCCCCGTGCTGGAGCAGAAGGATCGGTCGAAGTCGAGTTTGAAACGAATGTGGGAACTCCCCCAACAGCCCAGGCAGAAGTGAATGAACTGCGTCGGCAGATTGAGGAACTTCAGCGAGAAATCGATCGCATTAAACGCCAGTAG
- a CDS encoding XdhC family protein → MLEFYQQMAEALKQQPVVLATVARIKGSVPREVGAKMVIRADGSIIGTIGGGAGEAKVIRQARSVLETGEKQFVEIDLSGAPQRETQGVCGGMMQVWLERWQGETAWVLVNQIIERLKSGKSGTLVTPFEQDRSPHLHLPPPTEPPPSSPILHPSFLLEPLLSPPTLLIIGAGHVAVPLAHIAYQCGFRILVQDDRPEFANSQRFPEAAAILAQPISEALDSVPEMPELYAALVTRGYRHDLAALQLLVQREIKYIGMIGSEKRVKTVLHTLQQEMNLDAETQFIASPQTIHAPIGLDIGALTPEEIAVSICAELIKVRRGGTGLPLSSKPGQVEQSPVRERSL, encoded by the coding sequence ATGCTTGAGTTTTACCAACAGATGGCTGAAGCTTTGAAACAGCAACCCGTTGTGCTGGCAACGGTTGCCCGGATTAAGGGATCGGTCCCCAGGGAAGTGGGTGCAAAGATGGTAATTCGGGCAGATGGCAGCATCATTGGGACGATCGGGGGTGGAGCAGGAGAAGCGAAGGTAATTCGACAAGCACGATCGGTTCTGGAAACAGGCGAGAAGCAATTCGTTGAAATTGATCTGTCGGGGGCACCCCAGCGGGAAACGCAGGGTGTTTGTGGAGGCATGATGCAGGTCTGGTTAGAACGCTGGCAGGGAGAAACTGCATGGGTACTTGTCAATCAAATCATTGAGCGCCTGAAATCGGGCAAATCAGGAACACTCGTAACCCCTTTTGAACAAGATCGATCGCCCCACCTCCACCTCCCACCTCCCACCGAACCACCCCCTTCATCCCCCATCCTTCATCCCTCATTTCTCCTCGAACCTCTCCTCTCCCCCCCCACCCTGCTGATTATTGGCGCAGGTCACGTTGCGGTTCCTTTAGCTCACATTGCCTACCAATGTGGATTCCGAATCCTGGTACAGGACGATCGCCCCGAATTTGCCAATTCTCAGCGTTTTCCAGAGGCAGCAGCAATTCTGGCACAGCCAATTTCAGAAGCACTCGATTCTGTACCAGAGATGCCCGAACTCTACGCCGCCCTGGTAACACGGGGATACAGGCATGACCTGGCAGCATTACAACTTTTAGTCCAACGAGAAATCAAATATATCGGTATGATTGGCAGCGAAAAACGGGTGAAAACGGTTTTGCATACCTTGCAGCAGGAAATGAACCTGGATGCAGAGACGCAATTTATTGCATCGCCACAAACCATTCATGCACCGATCGGGCTGGATATTGGAGCATTAACCCCAGAAGAAATTGCTGTTAGCATTTGCGCCGAATTGATTAAAGTGCGTCGGGGTGGTACGGGTTTACCTCTTTCATCCAAGCCGGGACAGGTAGAGCAATCGCCTGTCAGAGAAAGGAGCTTGTGA
- a CDS encoding nucleotidyltransferase family protein, whose amino-acid sequence MVGYSAIVLAAGASTRMGTCKAGLPWLNGKTLLSYQVEQLQMAGMTPIVVLGTHNCDRQRDCPPETQILINPCSANGKVSSIQIGLQHLPPSLSGLLISAVDQPRPNWIYRSLIQAHLTSNALMIAPTHQGKLGHPLLFSASALSLLDTLNEETLGLRQIVKMWHTAIQQVELNTPEILIDLNTPEHYRNSRSREVHRIKTGCGV is encoded by the coding sequence ATGGTTGGCTATTCTGCGATCGTCCTGGCAGCAGGAGCCTCAACCCGAATGGGAACTTGCAAAGCGGGATTGCCCTGGCTCAATGGCAAAACTTTGCTGTCCTATCAAGTAGAGCAACTCCAGATGGCTGGCATGACACCAATTGTTGTACTGGGGACGCATAACTGCGATCGCCAACGGGACTGTCCCCCTGAAACACAAATCCTGATTAATCCCTGTTCCGCCAATGGAAAGGTGAGTTCAATCCAGATTGGATTGCAGCATCTTCCACCATCACTGTCAGGGTTGTTAATTTCTGCCGTAGACCAACCCCGCCCCAACTGGATTTATCGATCGTTGATTCAAGCTCACCTGACTTCCAACGCCCTCATGATTGCACCCACACATCAGGGCAAACTGGGGCATCCCCTACTGTTTTCTGCAAGTGCGCTGTCTTTGCTGGACACCCTGAACGAAGAAACCCTGGGCTTACGGCAAATTGTCAAAATGTGGCACACAGCAATTCAACAGGTGGAACTGAACACCCCAGAAATCTTGATCGACCTGAATACCCCAGAACACTATCGCAATTCTCGTTCAAGGGAGGTACATCGCATTAAGACGGGGTGTGGGGTGTAG
- a CDS encoding Panacea domain-containing protein, with protein MINCLNAARYFIMRAYEDGIEAEMTNMKVQKLLYYAQSIHLALYNEPLFEEEIQAWRYGPVCPPAYRFYSDFEAKQLPIPREASLSQLPSDEKELLEKVWEYFGGYHAYRLSDMTHGEFPWKRARRGLSPEGSSIEPILPDDMKALGYQKLDLIERDNPTYNAAMSEVLKNALAAKSFNRIRKGEVHDWLNSLLD; from the coding sequence ATGATTAACTGTCTCAATGCGGCTCGCTACTTCATTATGAGAGCTTATGAGGATGGTATCGAAGCTGAAATGACCAATATGAAGGTTCAGAAGCTTCTGTACTATGCTCAAAGCATACATTTGGCGCTATACAACGAACCCCTGTTTGAAGAAGAAATCCAAGCATGGCGTTATGGGCCAGTTTGTCCTCCTGCTTACAGGTTCTACAGTGATTTCGAAGCTAAACAGTTACCAATCCCTCGCGAAGCATCTTTGTCGCAACTTCCATCTGACGAAAAAGAGCTTTTAGAAAAAGTTTGGGAATACTTCGGTGGCTACCATGCTTATCGCTTGAGTGATATGACTCATGGAGAATTTCCCTGGAAGCGCGCGCGTAGGGGTCTATCTCCTGAGGGAAGTTCAATAGAGCCAATTCTACCGGATGACATGAAAGCATTAGGCTACCAAAAGCTTGATCTGATTGAGCGTGATAACCCTACATATAATGCAGCAATGTCTGAAGTTTTGAAGAATGCACTTGCTGCAAAATCTTTCAATCGGATCAGGAAGGGAGAAGTGCATGACTGGCTCAACTCCCTTCTCGATTGA
- a CDS encoding alr0857 family protein, protein MLKLTYTDVGLHLERMATPLETLVAQRVVLALRAGQRLHIEPGKASFLLPVDVPGLAHLEMALRLEQSQVITVTPVDDEFVEVSVQGSWVAESADAHEGMFITAFSNRTEFFVLKLWQATQSQVSSLA, encoded by the coding sequence ATGTTGAAGTTGACTTACACCGATGTTGGATTGCACCTGGAGCGGATGGCGACTCCTCTGGAAACGCTGGTAGCTCAGCGGGTTGTCCTGGCACTGCGGGCGGGACAAAGACTGCACATCGAACCGGGTAAAGCATCCTTCCTGTTGCCTGTGGATGTTCCCGGACTTGCCCATCTGGAGATGGCGTTGCGACTGGAGCAAAGCCAGGTCATTACAGTTACCCCTGTGGATGACGAGTTTGTGGAAGTCAGTGTGCAGGGAAGCTGGGTTGCTGAGAGTGCCGATGCCCACGAAGGGATGTTTATCACGGCGTTCTCCAATCGCACCGAGTTCTTTGTCCTGAAGCTATGGCAGGCAACCCAGTCTCAGGTTTCTTCCCTGGCATGA